GGCATCGCTTGCCGGAATTTTAATTATGGTCGGGATTCGATTGGCTTCACCTCATGTTTTCAAAGAAACCTATGAAAAAGGGTGGGATCAAATTGTTATTTTTACTGTGACAGTAGTGCTTACTATAGTAGAAGATTTGTTAGTTGGTGTTTTTTGTGGTATTATAACGGCTATTTTGATTCAAATTTATTTTGGAGTCCCTCTTCGTTATATTTTTGTAGCCGACATCACAGTTAAATCAGAGAACAAAGTCCATATTTTGGATGTAAAACATGCTTTGTTATTTTCAAACATGATTTCACTGAAACTATTGCTTAGAAAGATCACTCCTGCCGAAAGGGTAGACCTGAAGTTTGATAAGAATGTAAAAATGATTGGTTTTTCGGCTATTGAGTTTTTACAAAGTTTCAAACGAGACTATGAACTTAGGGGTGGAGAAGTGAATTTGATTGGCTTTGAAGACCTAAAACCAATCTCTGCTTATTATGGAGCCACTCGAATCCACAAGTAGTCGATAAAAAATTCTTGTAACTTAATGTTTTAAAATCAATATCCTTGTATGCAGAGGATATTGATTTTTTCCCTTCTTTTCTTTTTCCCCATTCTTATCCAAGCAAAAGACGTTCCCACTTTAAAGGCCCGAGTGATGGACGAAACTTGGACTTTAGATCCTGGGTTTGTTTCCGCTTTAGAAAGACAACTCAAAGATCAGGAAAGTAAAACAAGTAATCAAATTGCCGTTCTTGTTGTCCCTTCATTAGATGGGGAGGTTTTAGAAGAATACTCAATCAAAGTTGCTGAAGAGTGGAAACTTGGTCAAAAGAAAAAAGACAATGGAGTTCTATTGTTAATCGCCTTAAATGACCGCAAATTAAGAATTGAAGTCGGATATGGATTGGAGGGAAGTTTAACGGATGTTTTGTGTCACCATATCATTGAAAAAGAAATGAAACCCTATTTTAAAAAAGGCGATTTTGAATCAGGAATTCAAAATGGTGTGAATGCGATTATTGATGCAATCAACGGTTCTTATTCGGCACCACCTCCTGAAGACTATTCTCACTTAGGTCCTCTTTCTTTTTTAGGTGAAATATCGGAGGGACAAGATGAAATTCCTTATCAGGTAAAAATTTTTGTTTCAGTTTTCGTTTTAGTTCTTTTGGGAATTTTTACATACGTAGCAGCTAACGCACCTTATATTGGCTGGTTTATTTATTTCTTTTTATTTCCCTTTTGGAGTATCTTTCCCGCTGCCATCCATGGTGCGAATATTGGTGCTTCTGTATTTTTAACTTATGCGATTGGAATAGGTCTGTATAAACTCTACCATCTTTTGACCCCTCACGGCCGCAGGAGAATGAAAAAGGGAATCTTTGGTGGATCATATCGCAGTTCTGGCGGTGGCAGAGGTTGGTCAAGTAGTAGCGGAGGGGGTTCTAGGTCAGGAGGTTTTAGTGGTGGTGGTGGGAGTTTTGGAGGGGGAGGTAGTTCCGGAAGTTGGTAAGTTTTTTTAAAAATTCAAATCTTAGGAACTTTTTCCATCAAACTTAGGTTTAGTATATAGTGAAGTTGAGTAGTTTTTCATTTGTTATTTTGGGAGTGTCTGGATTGGTAACTCTGTCTGCAAAACCGGTCCAGGTGAAGGAACTCTGGCAAACAGCCCTACAATCCAATCCAGAATTTTTATCTGCTAAGGCCGATTACGACAAAGCCTTTTTTGAAAACGAAAAAAGTTATGCGGCCTATTTACCAACTGTCAATGTTTTGGCTTCCGCTAGACAATCTTCTGCAAACTTTAGTGGCTCAGGTACTGTCAATGATCCTTTGATTAATGGGGCAAACTCGGGCTCTAATACAACACAAACATCAAGTTCAGGGGAGTCCAGACCAACAGCAATTAACCGTTATTCGGTGGGACTTAGCACAAATCAAAACTTGTTTGCTGGATTTCGAGATAAAAGTGGAATCGATAAAACGGAAGCGTTACTTCAAGCAGCAAAACAAACATTACATGACTCCAGGTTAAAGGTTTGTTTTGAATTGAAGTCGGGTTATGCACAAATGTTGTATGCAAAAGAGCTTCATCAACTATCTGAAAAAATTAAAGATAGGCGCACTAAAAATCGAGATTTGGTAAAACTTCGTTATGAAGTTGGTCGAGAGCACAAAGGTAGTTTTTTGCTGAGTGAATCCTTTGTGAAACAATCCGAATTTGAAGTATCTTCGGCTTTTCGTTTGTTTGAAAGTAATCTAAACGAAGTAGAGAGAGTGATTGCTAATCGATTGGATATAAGTATTAATTCTGAATTTGTTTATGAGCCGGTGATGGAAAAGAAATATTCAGAGAAAGAAAAAGAATCATTATTGGAATCGCATCCTTCCGTTATGGCAGAACAATCGAAAGTCAGAGCAGCTCAAGCCAACATTGGTGTAGCAGAAGCCGGTTTTTATCCTGACCTCAATTTAAGTGCCACAGTAACGAGGCAGGATGATGTTTGGTTACCAAAACCCAGGAATTATAGCTTTGGATTGAACTTAACCTATCCCTTGTTTAATGGTGGGAGGGATTATTATAATGTAAAGATTGCAAAAACTGAATACGAAAAATCCATCCACACACGAGATTCCAAAAGGAACACACTTTCGTTTTCTTTGGAGCAGTCCCATTTAAATTTTAAAAATGCTTCGGAACAATTATTGGTATTAACAGAATTTTATAAAGCTTCTGAGATTCGTGCGATGATTGCCAGATCTCAATATTCCAATGGACTGATTAGTTTTGAAAATTGGGATATTATCGAAAACGATCTAATCAATCGTGAAAAAAATCTTTTGTTGGGTAAGAGGGATCTTAGTTTATCTGAGGCTACTTACTTGCGAAATTTAGGAAAATGTTTTGATGAAGATTAAATTTGTATTTATTACCATTGTTATAGTCATTGTTTCTGTGATGATTTATCTATTTGGTTTTGGAAAATCAAAATCCAATACAAAATTAGAATCTTCGAAAGTGTTTCGAGGAGATTTAGTTGTTACAGTTCGAGCCACTGGTACCGCCATTCCTAAAAACCGATTAGAAATCAAACCACCCATTGCTGGACGAGTGGAATCAATTCTAGTCAATGAGGGAACGCATGTAGGGCGTGGAAAAATTATCGCTTGGATGAGTTCTACAGAAAGAGCAGCCCTTCTAGACGCGGCCAGAGCTAAAGGCGAGGATGAGTTAAAAAAATGGGAAGATTTTTATAAACCTACTCCAGTAATATCACCTTTACGCGGTTTGGTGATTGCCTCAAATATCAGTCCGGGACAAACCGTAACCCAACAAGACATACTTTATGTTCTTTCTGATAATTTGATGGTACAAGCGAAAGTGGACGAAACGGATCTATCAAAAATAAAAATTGGTCAGACTGCCAATGTCACAGTAGATTCTTATTCCAATACGCCCATCCAAGCGAAGGTATCTCATATTGGATATGAAGCTGTGACGGAAAACAATGTAACTATGTACAATGTAGATTTGGAATTAAAAATCATCCCGGAATATTTGAGAAGTGGGATGTCGATTACCATAGATTTTATCCTTTCGGAAGAGAGGGATGTATTACTGCTTCCGAATGAATTTGTAAAAGGTGGGTCTGGCAAAGGAAAAGTCACTAAAAAAGTAGAGGGTGAACTTGTGGAGACTGTAGTTTCCATTGGAAATTCTGATGAACAGAATACAGCGATTCTTTCTGGTCTTACAGAGAACGAAACGGTTTATCGGAAGAAAAAAATCCAAGAGGAAAAAAAGTCCAATTCTAGTGGCCCATTCTCTTCACCTAAAATGCCAAAGAGATAATATTTGTTAGCAATTGAGATTCATAACTTAAATAAATCCTATACCATTGGAAATTCAAAATTCTCTGTTCTTTCTGGGATCAATTTAAAGATCGCCGAAGGTGAGTTTGTTGCCATTATGGGTCCCTCAGGTTCTGGTAAATCTACATTATTACAAGTGATGGGTCTACTGGATCATGTAGATTCGGGCACCTATATGTTGTTTGGTCGTAGGGTAGATGGGGAATCTTCTGATGTGTTGTCAGATGTCCGGGGAAGCCTGATTGGATTTGTATTTCAACAATTCCATTTATTATCCAAATCTAATGCAACACAGAATGTAAGTTTACCATCCTTATACACAAATGTTGATCATACTAATGAAAGAGCAGTGGAACAACTACAAAAGGTAGGCTTGGAAAATAGAATCCACCATACTCCGAATGAATTATCTGGTGGGCAACAACAACGAGTGGCTATTGCACGAGCATTGCTTGTTGATCCCCCAATTATTTTTGCCGATGAACCTACGGGAAATCTAGATTCCAAGAGTAAAATTGAAATTATGTTGGAATTACAACGACTTCATAAGGAAGGAAAAACCATTGTGATGGTCACTCATGAGCCGGAAATGGCGGAGTATTGTGATCGTATCATCCATGTAAGTGATGGCCAGATTGTATCCGATGAAGGAAAGAAGAAAAAGAAAGATTTCGATTTTTACCCTAAGACGAATTTAAAACGCAAAACGGGCTGGCCCTTATTTCAAGGTATCTTTTTACAATCGCTATTCTCCTTGTCTACTAATCGTTTACGTACCTTTCTATCTGCCCTAGGAATTCTTTTTGGAGTTGTTTGTGTAATCTCTGTGATGGCACTCGGAGAAGGGGCCAAAAAATCCGTAGAAGAGCAGTTTTCTTCGTTAGGTGCTAACTTGGTTATTGTTCGTACAGGGGGAATGAGAAGTGGGGGAGTATCCCTCGAAGCAGGTACAGTCAATCGTTTGGATGTTTTTGATGTAGGTGCTGTTGCCAAAAAATTTCCAGAAGTAAAACAAATCTCTGCGGTTGTGAATGGAAGAGGACAATTGGTCTATGGAAATCGAAATTGGAATAGTTATATCACCGGAGTGAGTCCCATCTATGAAACACTTCGTAATTTAGAACCAGTAGAAGGTAGATTCTTTACAGAAGAAGAAAATCAAAAAAAAGCACTTGTATGTCTTGTAGGAAACACCGTCGTGAAAGAACTTTACGATGGAAAAAATCCTGTTGGTACTTACTTAAAAATAAATCGTATTTTGTTTCGAGTGATTGGCCTTCTTCCCGAAAAAGGAAGTACTGGGTTTCGTGACCAGAATGATGTGGTTTTGATTCCGCTAAATACTGCTATGCGAAGATTATTAAATAAAGATGCAGTTGATAGTTTAGAAATGGAATTAGAGAAAATCGAATCTTCCGAAGAGTTCACAACTTCATTAAAACGATATTTGCATGAGAGGCATGGAACCAATGAATCGATGGGAAATCTCTACCAAGTGATGAATATGGCTGACATCCAATCCGCTGTCTCTGAAACCAACCAAACCATGACAACACTTCTCATTGCACTAGCAACGGTTTCCCTTGTGGTAGGTGGGATTGGCATTATGAATATTATGTTGGTGTCGGTAAAGGAAAGAACCAAAGAAATCGGGCTTAGAAAAGCACTCGGTGCTAGAGAGTCAGACATTCGGATGCAATTTTTGATTGAATCTACTTTAACAAGTTTGACCGGTGGAATTGTGGGACTTGTTTTTGGAATCTTATCCGTATTATTTTTACAAGAATACTTTGGTTGGAGTATTGTTTTGTCCTTTCCTTCTATTGGATTTGCTTTTCTATTTTCCATATCGATTGGAATTTTATTTGGTTGGTGGCCTTCTGAATACGCAGCTAAATTGAGTCCCATCGTGGCGTTACGATCGGAATGAATATAAAACTAAATCCAAGGAAAATTCCTCAACAGAAACGTTCGATTGAACGGTATCAAAAAATAGTGGATACCGCGATTGAATTGTTAGGTGAAGTTGGCTATGATGATTTGACTACGGACTTGATTGCCGAAAGGAGTGGAATTTCTGTTGGTTCCATCTATCAATTTTTCCCCAACAAAGAATCTATTATTTATTCTCATGCTGAATCGTGTTACTTTATCCTTCATGATCATTTTTTCAAACTTCTAGATGAAGAATTAAAAAAGAAAAAAAAATTCTCTCCCGATTTCATTGAATTCACTCTTCAATCTTTTGAACGGACATTGAGTGAGGTCAAAGGATATCGTTTGATCAATTCTATACTCTATACGAACCAAGCTTTGTTGTTATTGGACATTGAGAGTAATGAAAGATTTGCAAAGTCGCTCGCAAAAAAAGTAATTCTACCGTTGTTCCCTAAAGTAGATAAAAAACGCGCCTACTATAGTTCTTTGATGATTGTGGAAACGGTTGATTCTGTATTCAAAATTGCCCAAAGAAAGGGGAAACCGACCGAAAAAAAGGCAGTGATCGCAGAACTTAGGAACCTCTTGTCAGTATATTTTTCCTCCTTCCTTTGATTTAACATTGACAAAGTTTTAACACAGATGTAAAATTCTCAAAATGTGAGGGAATCCTCATATTCTGGGAAAGACCGATGAAACAGACCAAAAAGATTTTATTAGGAATCTCAATTGCCGTATTCATAACACTTGGTATGAATCATTGCAGTTCGGAAGATCCTGCCAATTCGGCGTTTGTCCACGTTACTATGATGGACAATGCCTTTCACCCGCCAGTCATTCGAACCTTTAAGGGCGGAAAAATTCGATTTGTGAACGAAGGAAACAACCCTCACAATGCGATCTCTATTACCAAAGATTGGTCTACAGAGAAAACATTTGGAAATTTGGCGATGTTTCGTGGTGCACATACGGATGTGTTCTTTCCAGAAGAAGGTGTCTTTCCTTATTTCTGTTCCTTCCATGCCTCACCTGATGGCAAAATCGGAATGACCGGTGTTGCGGTGATTGGAGATGCGAGTTATAATCCGCAGACGAACATAACAAAATCAAAGATATCAAAAAAATGGTCAGGGGTAACTCGTAAAGTTCCTGCTCAATACAAAACCATTCAGAATGCGGTGGATGCAGCATTACCTGGAGACTTGGTACTTATTGCGAAAGGAGTTTATAAGGAAGAAGTCACAGTCACTACTCCTTCGATTGTGATTCGTGGGGAAGACCGCAATGAGACCATTATCGATGGGGAATTCCTTCGTGGAAACGGAATTATGATTGTAGGAGCTGATGGAGTTGCTGTAGAAAACCTAACAACAAGAAATGCTACACTGAATGGTGTGTATTGGACGGGAGTGAAAGGATACCGCGGATCGTACTTAACGGCTTATAACAACGGAGATTACGGAATCTATGCATTTGATTCTGTTGATGGACTTATGGAACATTCCTATGCTTCTGGATCTCCTGACTCTGGGTTTTATATTGGACAGTGTAACCCATGTAATGCGATTATCAATGATGTCATTTCTGAGAACAATGCACTTGGTTATTCTGGAACCAATTCAAGTGGAAACTTATACCTTTTGTCTTCTATTTGGAGAAAAAATCAATTGGGTATTGGTCCAAATACATTGGATAGAGAATTACTTCCTCCACAAAAACAGATAGTGGTGAAGAAAAATATTGTTTATGATAATAACAATACAAATGCTCCTTCTAAAAAATTGGAATACCCATCGATAGGTAATGGTATCGCTTTACTCGGAGCCTTAGAAAATTTGGTGGAAGACAACTTAGTTTTTAATCATAAGAACTATGGAATTTTGGTAACGATGAATATCGACGAAAACATTTGGATTTCCAATAACAACGTCGTTAGAAACAATAAGGTATACCATTCTGGTAGGGGAGATATTGCTCTCAGTGGACCTGTGAATGTGGGAAACTGTTTTGAAGGAAACTCTTATGGCGTGTCAAGCCCACCACTCCTAGAAACCCTTCAGTCTTGCACAGGCATTCGTTATCCTCATACGGGAGATATGTCTTCAAGTATAGGATTGTTAGCCTTATTTGTTCAAGCAAACCTTCGGGAATTTGTACTCGGTTCTTATCAAAACCAACCAGTCCCACCTTCCCAAATGAATATGCCGAAAGAGAGTTTGGGTAACATAGTTCCTGCTCATGATGTTTTTGAAGCAAACAAAGGTTTGATTACGTCTGCGGAGCTACCGAAACTCAGCCAAGCGGAATTTGATTCTGCAACGAACAAAATGTACACATCCGGATGGAGAGTTCATTTTCCTGGCACTTTGAAAACATGGTATTTCCATATTATGGGTTATTTGTTGCCGTTTGCCATTTTTGCAGCTTGGACGGGTCTTGCTATCTTGGATCGATTCTCCGCCAAAGGTTCTAAGTTGGATTATTACTTTTGGTTGATTTTACTTGTTCCGTTCATTGGATCTTTGGTTTCTTTATACTCTAAAGAATCAAAAATTTCAAAAGCCGTTCGAAACACAGTAGTGATCGGTGGTATTTTTCTTTTTTTAACCATTCTGGCTTATGCCGGTTATGCGATGACGGCGGTAACTGAACCGTCTGTAACTTAATATAGGAGTTTATTTATGGAAACAACTTTTGCAAACCCAGG
Above is a window of Leptospira wolbachii serovar Codice str. CDC DNA encoding:
- a CDS encoding efflux RND transporter periplasmic adaptor subunit, which gives rise to MKIKFVFITIVIVIVSVMIYLFGFGKSKSNTKLESSKVFRGDLVVTVRATGTAIPKNRLEIKPPIAGRVESILVNEGTHVGRGKIIAWMSSTERAALLDAARAKGEDELKKWEDFYKPTPVISPLRGLVIASNISPGQTVTQQDILYVLSDNLMVQAKVDETDLSKIKIGQTANVTVDSYSNTPIQAKVSHIGYEAVTENNVTMYNVDLELKIIPEYLRSGMSITIDFILSEERDVLLLPNEFVKGGSGKGKVTKKVEGELVETVVSIGNSDEQNTAILSGLTENETVYRKKKIQEEKKSNSSGPFSSPKMPKR
- a CDS encoding TolC family protein, with product MSGLVTLSAKPVQVKELWQTALQSNPEFLSAKADYDKAFFENEKSYAAYLPTVNVLASARQSSANFSGSGTVNDPLINGANSGSNTTQTSSSGESRPTAINRYSVGLSTNQNLFAGFRDKSGIDKTEALLQAAKQTLHDSRLKVCFELKSGYAQMLYAKELHQLSEKIKDRRTKNRDLVKLRYEVGREHKGSFLLSESFVKQSEFEVSSAFRLFESNLNEVERVIANRLDISINSEFVYEPVMEKKYSEKEKESLLESHPSVMAEQSKVRAAQANIGVAEAGFYPDLNLSATVTRQDDVWLPKPRNYSFGLNLTYPLFNGGRDYYNVKIAKTEYEKSIHTRDSKRNTLSFSLEQSHLNFKNASEQLLVLTEFYKASEIRAMIARSQYSNGLISFENWDIIENDLINREKNLLLGKRDLSLSEATYLRNLGKCFDED
- a CDS encoding TetR/AcrR family transcriptional regulator; translated protein: MNIKLNPRKIPQQKRSIERYQKIVDTAIELLGEVGYDDLTTDLIAERSGISVGSIYQFFPNKESIIYSHAESCYFILHDHFFKLLDEELKKKKKFSPDFIEFTLQSFERTLSEVKGYRLINSILYTNQALLLLDIESNERFAKSLAKKVILPLFPKVDKKRAYYSSLMIVETVDSVFKIAQRKGKPTEKKAVIAELRNLLSVYFSSFL
- a CDS encoding TPM domain-containing protein → MIFSLLFFFPILIQAKDVPTLKARVMDETWTLDPGFVSALERQLKDQESKTSNQIAVLVVPSLDGEVLEEYSIKVAEEWKLGQKKKDNGVLLLIALNDRKLRIEVGYGLEGSLTDVLCHHIIEKEMKPYFKKGDFESGIQNGVNAIIDAINGSYSAPPPEDYSHLGPLSFLGEISEGQDEIPYQVKIFVSVFVLVLLGIFTYVAANAPYIGWFIYFFLFPFWSIFPAAIHGANIGASVFLTYAIGIGLYKLYHLLTPHGRRRMKKGIFGGSYRSSGGGRGWSSSSGGGSRSGGFSGGGGSFGGGGSSGSW
- a CDS encoding MacB family efflux pump subunit; this translates as MLAIEIHNLNKSYTIGNSKFSVLSGINLKIAEGEFVAIMGPSGSGKSTLLQVMGLLDHVDSGTYMLFGRRVDGESSDVLSDVRGSLIGFVFQQFHLLSKSNATQNVSLPSLYTNVDHTNERAVEQLQKVGLENRIHHTPNELSGGQQQRVAIARALLVDPPIIFADEPTGNLDSKSKIEIMLELQRLHKEGKTIVMVTHEPEMAEYCDRIIHVSDGQIVSDEGKKKKKDFDFYPKTNLKRKTGWPLFQGIFLQSLFSLSTNRLRTFLSALGILFGVVCVISVMALGEGAKKSVEEQFSSLGANLVIVRTGGMRSGGVSLEAGTVNRLDVFDVGAVAKKFPEVKQISAVVNGRGQLVYGNRNWNSYITGVSPIYETLRNLEPVEGRFFTEEENQKKALVCLVGNTVVKELYDGKNPVGTYLKINRILFRVIGLLPEKGSTGFRDQNDVVLIPLNTAMRRLLNKDAVDSLEMELEKIESSEEFTTSLKRYLHERHGTNESMGNLYQVMNMADIQSAVSETNQTMTTLLIALATVSLVVGGIGIMNIMLVSVKERTKEIGLRKALGARESDIRMQFLIESTLTSLTGGIVGLVFGILSVLFLQEYFGWSIVLSFPSIGFAFLFSISIGILFGWWPSEYAAKLSPIVALRSE
- a CDS encoding right-handed parallel beta-helix repeat-containing protein, yielding MKQTKKILLGISIAVFITLGMNHCSSEDPANSAFVHVTMMDNAFHPPVIRTFKGGKIRFVNEGNNPHNAISITKDWSTEKTFGNLAMFRGAHTDVFFPEEGVFPYFCSFHASPDGKIGMTGVAVIGDASYNPQTNITKSKISKKWSGVTRKVPAQYKTIQNAVDAALPGDLVLIAKGVYKEEVTVTTPSIVIRGEDRNETIIDGEFLRGNGIMIVGADGVAVENLTTRNATLNGVYWTGVKGYRGSYLTAYNNGDYGIYAFDSVDGLMEHSYASGSPDSGFYIGQCNPCNAIINDVISENNALGYSGTNSSGNLYLLSSIWRKNQLGIGPNTLDRELLPPQKQIVVKKNIVYDNNNTNAPSKKLEYPSIGNGIALLGALENLVEDNLVFNHKNYGILVTMNIDENIWISNNNVVRNNKVYHSGRGDIALSGPVNVGNCFEGNSYGVSSPPLLETLQSCTGIRYPHTGDMSSSIGLLALFVQANLREFVLGSYQNQPVPPSQMNMPKESLGNIVPAHDVFEANKGLITSAELPKLSQAEFDSATNKMYTSGWRVHFPGTLKTWYFHIMGYLLPFAIFAAWTGLAILDRFSAKGSKLDYYFWLILLVPFIGSLVSLYSKESKISKAVRNTVVIGGIFLFLTILAYAGYAMTAVTEPSVT